The Aspergillus oryzae RIB40 DNA, chromosome 5 genome segment GTAGGATTCGTATGATAACTGtttcagcttttcttcttgccgtCCTGATTGAGATTCTAGTCTCTGCAAATGTCGTTCCAACTCCGTGACTTTGTCGGTTTTCTCCTTTAGGGCTTCGCTGAGTGGCCTTCGGTcatctttgatttggtttgCTTTATCCTCAATTTCCCGAGCCTCTCGTCGCTTTTCTCTCTGTTGTATAGATGAGCATGGGTGTCCGCAATCGTCTCCAAGCTACTTACAATTCTCTCATTATACCAATCGGCATCGAACTCAATGGCCCCTTCAGCCAATTGGCGGTTGAGTTTGTTAATGGTCTGCTGAATCCTCATCCCATCCTCTTTCGAATTGGcattgctcttcttctccgcgtctatttccttttctagatttttcatcttctcttcgtATTGCTCGATTTTTTTCCCTAGGGCTGAAGCCGTACGTTCTGCTTCCTCAACACGCGCTTTCTTGTAACTGACGACATTGTCGATCTGCAGACAATACTCTTGTTTCGCATTGACTGCTCTCAAGGAAGGTTCAAGCTCAGCCTTGAGGTTTTCGTACTCAAGGGcaatttcctcttttctccgtCTCTTGTCCTTGAAGTCGTTGTGCATATCCTTGTACTTCACCATTGGTCGGGTCAGCTCCAACATCTCGATCTTCCTCTTGATCTCAGCTCTCTGTCGCATCCTTTCAACATCCGCCCTTTGCATCTCTTGTCGCTCTTCGAGATTAGTTAGGAGATCCTTGTCGCTTTTATTATCCGCTTGTAATTTCTTCTGCCGGGCCCTCAGCTGCTTCAGGTTATCGTGCCATTCAATCATTTCAGCACCCGCTGCAGCCCTTTGTGTGGAGTTGAGGAGTTCAATGGGCGTAAGAGCAGCGAACTCGCTGACCTTATCTTGCGGTAAGAACTGACATAGATTGTCGATTTGAATGGAGAACGACTGAGCCAACTTCAGCACCTGGGTGCGCGATGCGGTCTTCCCGTTTATGGTAAACGAGCTTTTGTTGCCATCGCGCTTGATCGTCCGAGTTACGACCGGGTTCCGACGAAAATGAGGTCCTCCCGCGAGCTCGATCTCAATTGTAGCCTCTCTGCAACCGTGCTTCACGAATTCGCCGGGGTCCTTGGCACGTCCCAAGTGCTAATCCACAAGACCTCAAATCAGTACAGCTCTTGCCATATCCCCAACATCAAAAGGCAATATCAATCATACCGCAGGTCCccatcccaatcccaaacaAATCGCACAAACAAGGGTACTCTTCCCCGTTCCATTCGGTCCAATAACCATATTCAATTTCGGCCCGGGAAAGAATTCCGCAGACGTATACGTCACGAAATCAGTGACCTTGATGCGCACAATCGCGCCCGGTTTGTAGGCTTCCTGCActgctccatctccattctGCATAGGTTGCGGATTGCGGGTTTTCGCTATCTTGGATAGCTTCGAAACCCCGTTTACATTATTGCCATTCTCAGccccctcctcttcatcactCGTCCCACTAGACGTATCTTCCGTGTCATGCTCATCGCCGCTTGAGTTGGCGTCCAGACGGATCCGCTTGCTGCTGTTTGACGCGGGCGTGGGGTTGCCTGGTGTGCTTGACGAGTCGTCgctttcgtcttcttcttcgcttcgCTGTCGTCGGCGAGGCACCGTCGCTAATGAAGGCATGCTTGGAAGGCCACGGGCTGGCTTCTTGTTAGGCCCGGGCGCATCTGGTATTCATGGATAAATATTGTGGTTTTGGGGCTTAAATGCGATGATCAGCGCGGTCGCGACGCGCCGTGGATCTATCAATCTAGTTGTGTTTTGGTTAGGCGGTCGTGGGTGGCAGTTTATTGTCATTTTGGGTTTCCTTTTTAGGATGCGGAGCTTTGCCCTAACTTGGTTGGTGTTCTATTCTGTATGTTGGGAATAGCTTGGTGTGAATGTGTATGTTTTGGTCTGGGTATTATTTAAGGTGTTTATTACTCATCACGTTGTTATTTGTTGCCTTGTTTGTAGAATCGTATAGTACATACAAATTCATTCCGACTCGTTTTCTCATACTTAGATTTTTTTCTCACATATGGGTCAAAATTTGAAGGGAGATATAGATATCCGCCAGAGTTCAAAGTCTGAAGATCTCATTGCAATGAGCGGACAGAGAAGTGGAAATTAGTTCCCGCCATCTTAAGCATATTCACGTCTCTCCTCGATCCATCCAGGTCTCAGGTACGCTCCATCAAAGTTCATATCGAAGCTGGTCTCATGGACATAGTCCACATTCCAATCGACCTTGATCTCAGCACCATCCACACTCTGACTCCACACCGTCACGGCAATCGTGTTATCCCCGTTGTAATCAAGGACACCCGGAGGAACAGGGAAGTCGATCTGATGACCGATATAGGGGTTAAAGCGACCATACTGGTACCCATTGACGAAAAGCAGAGCCCGCAGCTGGTTAGTATACCCCTCCGCAGAGGTAAAGGTTACGTTCGAGGGCGCCGTCAGACGGAACGAGATAGAGACGTCCAGTCCCTGGGGCACGGAGAGGGGAACAACAGTGCGGAAGACGCGAATACCAGCGCCGGGAACGGTTAGGCTCGTGCTGTTTGAAGACACCTCCTCGGCTTCGTCGAACTCATAGCCCGGGAGATGGATACCGACGCGCTCGGCGTACAGACTGCCCTCGTTGAGCGGGGCGCGGACCGGGTCAAGGTGGTCTTCGAAGCCTGCGTTGCCGGCCAGTTTCCACTCGGTGAAGGAGTAGCTTCCGGGACCGATGAGGGTGGCGTTTGTGATGCCTCGGGGGTTGAGTGCTCCGTCGCGCAAGTCGTGGGCTGAGTTGTCCATGACGACGACTAGGATGTTGTCTTCGTCTGTGCTGAGGGTTgcgttggagaaggagaatgtcTGGTCGTTTTGCTCAGTTGTCGCAGTGCCGAGCCAGGAGCCGATGAAGTCGGAGTTCAGCCAGACTGAGTAGCCGAATGCGCGACCTCCGGTGATGTTGAGGTAGACGTCGGTTGGAGGCTCGTCGGTGCTGGGGAATGTGGCGCGGTAGATGTGGTTGCCGACGTGGATATCGTTCTCGTCTACGTAGAGGACTGGGTTGTTCGGTGCCGGGGGAGTAGGGTTAGACGAGTTTGTCTTTGTAGCCACTGGTCTTTTGTTAGCTGGTGGGTACTATTGgccgtggaggagagggtaaCATACCAACCCAAGCCTTGCTTGTAGCGGAGTAGTCCTTTGCGATTTCAGGGAGACTGTCCGCAGACTTCCAGCCAGAGATCGTGGGAAGCTCGAACTTGGCATCGCCTCCCAGGGTTGTGGTTATAACACCACCCTTCGCCGACTTGACGGATGTCTTCTTGCCATTCCAATTGACAGAGCATACAGACTTGGGTGCAAAGATGCTGACCTCTGTAGAGTTCTGGATATCTCCAGTGAGTTTCAAGTCACAGCCTTCCAGTTTAGCCGAGCGAACTAAGTAGGGGCCATGGACAAGGACTGAGGAGTGTCAGCGAGCCTATCAACTGTTTGTATACCGCCATCGATGGGGACTCACCAGTGTTGTTGCCAGCCTCGGCAGGGTCATTGTTGAGTGGAGTAGACCAGAATACATGAGCAGCAGACCGATCGAGAAGAACAATGCGTGTTCCATCACCAAGCTCAACCAGGCTCATACCCGATCTCTGCATGAAAGAGACTGTTACATTGTTTGTCCCAGGGTGAATCTCGATGTTCGCAGTACGCCCTTTGTCGGCGAACTTAGCCGAATTCACTCCCTTCACGGTGAATTCTCCCGATTCTCCAGTAGGGACCCAGAGAGCCAGCACTTCTTTGCCATCAATAACAGCGTAGGTAAGAACCTCCGCCGTAGAGTAAAGGAGTGTCTTCGAGCCGAACTTGAAGTCCGTGACAATGATCTTGGATTGGTGACCGTTGAGAGTGATTTGGGAGCCATACTGAGGAATAGTAACTTGTCAAGAAGTCAGCAGTTGATCATTGCGATATGGGTACTAGAGGAGATAACATACGAGCACCCTCGGAAGTGTTAACCTTGACCGTGAACTTTTCAACCGTTCCAGATGGAGTGTACTCGTGCTGAGTTACGTAGAAAGCCGCGCCAGTGTCAGGGTTCCGCAGCTCAGCAACCGACACTGCTGGATTGCTCGAGTATTTCGTGCTCTATTAACTTGGTTAATGTTTCTCGGTACACGATATTGTTATCATCTACTTACGTTGCCTAACCGGTCGACCTTAGACAGATCCTGGGCGACTGTATCCTGAGATTAGCTTGGCGAGCTTCCACCTATCGGATAAAGAGGCGTACTTTTCGTGAATTGAGTGAGTACTTTCGTCTCATAGTATTTCTCAATGAGCTTTCGGTTCTCCGAAATTGGGGAGGAGTAGTCGTAGCTCGTCGCTGGGCTCATCAACACCTATAGCATAAGTTGGATTGGGGATAACTTACCGACATCCGTTGAGGCGTGCCAGCCCCAGTTGGTACCGCCGTACAACATGTACAACGAGATAGCGCTGACTCTCTGGGAGATCAAGTTTCGGTAGAAGAGATTCGCAAAATCCGGGCCAAGGTCATCCGGGCAGCCGCCTTGAGGTCCACCCCATGGGTTGTACGAGCCGCCTTGGAACTCGGGCATGAAGCTTGGTTGAGTGCTATGATAGGCGTTAGAATGTGTGGGTAGTCTCAAGTAGAGCAAACTCACGGTGATAATTCCTTAAAGTAGCTAATTTGAGGGTAAGTCAGTTTTAACTCGTACAGTCTGTGCATCACACTTACTCGTAGTAGATCAAGGTTTTCTGAGGTAAATTAGCATGAACCTccagacaaagacaaagtCCTACTTACATATGGGATATACTCTCCGTTAGTTGAAGCACACTCACTGACATTGCAGGTCCAGCAAGTGGGATAGCTGTCCACGCCAATGACATCGACATTTCCGGTGGCGTTGGAGAGGTCCTTGGACCATGAGTGACCGTTCTGTTATACATCAGCCAAATATTCTGTATCTTCAGTAAGTGAGCATATTGCCCTACCATGTTGGGAAGATTATGGATCAGAGGAGCATCAATGCCATTTTCCcgagcaacatcctccaaaTACTGCATGTATTCCTGACCAGACGTGTTGGGCTCGTGGGTTTCCTCATCAAGCCACTGCTCGGCGTACTCATTTTCGATCTGATACAGGATTACATTTCCGTCATTAGTGATGAGATGAGGGGCAATAATTTTAGAAATGTTAGCCCAGTACGGGGTCAAAGCCTCCAGATACCGAGGGTCGTTATCCCGCAGTTTCCCGTAGGCACCTGTAGTCGTCCACAGAGGGAGACCGCCAGCATTGGCTTCTGCATTGACGTATGGGCCCGGCCGGATGATCATGTAGAGACCTATCTCTTTGGCTAGAGTCATGATCGAGGTGAAATTGTGGGCTCCGTTCTCAAAGTCGAGAACACCGGGTTTAGGGCTGTGGTATCCCCAGTGATTGTAGATGGAAAAGGCAGTGAAACTGTCGAATTTGCCATTAGCGTGCCGAGAAACGACTTTCAAAATCTGGAACTACCTACCCAGCggccttgatcttctccagtaGATCTCTCCATAATTCGGGCCTGGTTATATATTAGCGAGAGCGCTGCCGTTGTAGGACTCTTGCCTTACACAGGAATACGCCAGTAATGGAACTATACGATGTTAATGCAT includes the following:
- a CDS encoding glycoside hydrolase family 35 protein (beta-galactosidase), with amino-acid sequence MLISKTVLSGLALGASFVGVSAQQNSTRWPLHDNGLTDTVEWDHYSFLINGQRHFVFSGEFHYWRIPVPELWRDLLEKIKAAGFTAFSIYNHWGYHSPKPGVLDFENGAHNFTSIMTLAKEIGLYMIIRPGPYVNAEANAGGLPLWTTTGAYGKLRDNDPRYLEALTPYWANISKIIAPHLITNDGNVILYQIENEYAEQWLDEETHEPNTSGQEYMQYLEDVARENGIDAPLIHNLPNMNGHSWSKDLSNATGNVDVIGVDSYPTCWTCNVSDTQPSFMPEFQGGSYNPWGGPQGGCPDDLGPDFANLFYRNLISQRVSAISLYMLYGGTNWGWHASTDVATSYDYSSPISENRKLIEKYYETKVLTQFTKIAQDLSKVDRLGNSTKYSSNPAVSVAELRNPDTGAAFYVTQHEYTPSGTVEKFTVKVNTSEGALTIPQYGSQITLNGHQSKIIVTDFKFGSKTLLYSTAEVLTYAVIDGKEVLALWVPTGESGEFTVKGVNSAKFADKGRTANIEIHPGTNNVTVSFMQRSGMSLVELGDGTRIVLLDRSAAHVFWSTPLNNDPAEAGNNTVLVHGPYLVRSAKLEGCDLKLTGDIQNSTEVSIFAPKSVCSVNWNGKKTSVKSAKGGVITTTLGGDAKFELPTISGWKSADSLPEIAKDYSATSKAWVVATKTNSSNPTPPAPNNPVLYVDENDIHVGNHIYRATFPSTDEPPTDVYLNITGGRAFGYSVWLNSDFIGSWLGTATTEQNDQTFSFSNATLSTDEDNILVVVMDNSAHDLRDGALNPRGITNATLIGPGSYSFTEWKLAGNAGFEDHLDPVRAPLNEGSLYAERVGIHLPGYEFDEAEEVSSNSTSLTVPGAGIRVFRTVVPLSVPQGLDVSISFRLTAPSNVTFTSAEGYTNQLRALLFVNGYQYGRFNPYIGHQIDFPVPPGVLDYNGDNTIAVTVWSQSVDGAEIKVDWNVDYVHETSFDMNFDGAYLRPGWIEERREYA